A genomic segment from Flammeovirga pectinis encodes:
- a CDS encoding glycoside hydrolase family 53 protein, whose protein sequence is MNYKNLMISLFVTVLIMSCSEAKEITESIGEESLIPSDSTTENSFYFGADLSYVNQILDEGGQYKVDNRQENPYQIFADRGTNLVRLRLWHTPKWSQSLDNDQEAKLYSDLADVEKAMVEAKAKGMEVVLDFHYSDTWADPDKQHVPEAWKNIESLSVLSDSIYNYTFSTLTYLNSKGLMPSFVQIGNETNCGMMYTDASNTFPKCNVCDGNWANLKTVLSSAISAVHAVNDTALTTTKTILHVADPKNIEWWFENITSGDDAVNFDIIGISYYPIWHNTIAFNQMETTVKGIKSKFNKEVMIVEIAYPWTTEADDDYNNIFGYGDIVQGYPYTPEGHLNLMKSFTQSMINAGALGVIYWEPAWIAVPIKTLWGTGSSWENCAFFDYNGNATSIFDYMTYEYTGL, encoded by the coding sequence TGATAAGCCTTTTTGTAACAGTTTTAATAATGAGCTGTTCTGAAGCAAAAGAAATAACGGAATCTATTGGGGAAGAGTCACTTATTCCTTCTGATTCAACAACAGAAAACTCATTCTATTTTGGAGCAGACTTGTCTTATGTAAATCAAATTCTTGATGAAGGCGGACAGTATAAAGTTGACAATAGACAAGAAAACCCCTATCAGATTTTTGCTGATAGGGGCACTAATCTAGTTCGTTTAAGGTTATGGCATACACCTAAATGGAGTCAAAGTTTAGACAATGATCAAGAGGCAAAACTATACAGTGATCTTGCTGATGTAGAAAAAGCAATGGTTGAAGCCAAAGCAAAAGGCATGGAAGTAGTATTGGATTTTCATTATTCAGATACTTGGGCAGACCCAGATAAACAACATGTTCCAGAAGCTTGGAAAAATATTGAGAGTTTAAGTGTATTATCAGACTCTATATATAACTACACTTTCAGCACGCTTACTTATTTAAACAGCAAAGGGTTAATGCCAAGTTTTGTGCAAATTGGGAACGAGACGAATTGTGGAATGATGTATACTGATGCATCAAATACTTTCCCTAAATGTAACGTTTGCGATGGGAATTGGGCAAATTTGAAAACAGTTTTAAGCAGTGCAATATCTGCTGTACATGCTGTTAACGATACGGCCTTAACAACTACAAAAACAATTTTACATGTTGCTGATCCAAAAAATATAGAATGGTGGTTTGAGAACATTACGAGTGGAGACGATGCCGTAAATTTTGATATTATTGGGATTTCTTATTATCCAATTTGGCACAATACAATTGCATTTAATCAAATGGAAACTACTGTAAAAGGCATTAAAAGCAAATTTAATAAGGAGGTAATGATAGTAGAAATTGCTTACCCTTGGACTACAGAAGCAGATGATGATTACAATAATATTTTTGGGTATGGAGATATAGTTCAAGGCTATCCATATACTCCAGAAGGTCATCTAAATTTAATGAAGTCGTTTACGCAGAGTATGATAAATGCAGGAGCATTAGGAGTAATTTATTGGGAACCTGCTTGGATAGCTGTGCCTATTAAAACGTTATGGGGAACGGGTTCTTCTTGGGAAAATTGTGCCTTCTTTGATTATAATGGAAATGCAACTAGCATTTTTGACTACATGACTTACGAATACACTGGTTTATAA
- a CDS encoding glycoside hydrolase family 5 protein, which translates to MNKLYIYLLCTLLTANLFGQEKKDVYVDKEGVMRWPNTTEVKGFGVNYTGPFAHAYRSSKKLGVNLKEAIDNDIYHFSRLGFDAYRVHVWDTEISDSLGNILENEHLELFDYLVAELKKRNINCLITPIAFWGNGWPEKDTYSPGFSHKYGKEACLTNAAAIKAQANYLAQFLNHKNKYTGIAYKNEPSIVAFEVSNEPHHVGTPEQVTAYISTMVESMKNTGCLKPILYNVSHSIELVDAYYNAGIDGGTFQWYPTNLVSEAELGGNLLPNADNYKIPFANNKAFKSHAKIVYEFDPADTHKAYIYPAMARSFRTAGIQWATQFAYDPTFLANKNTEYNTHYMNLSYTPHKALSLKICSEIFHEMPMYKSYGAFPENTTFGNVSISYDKDLVEYMSDEKFFYTNSTITSPKKVKQLKEIAGVGSSKLIDYEGTGAYFLDELETGVWRLEVQPDVLITKNPYGKNSLKKKVAEIIWNNWEMSVKLPQLGNDFTVKAVNENNQLSSTAEKHTFTVYPGTYILAKKGKKHKWTAESNFGAIKVGEYYAPKSEFENFTVVHSPKKEVFSDTSFTIEATLVNTTLPHSLKLIGYTNHQQKEYTLKHLKGYTYDVEIPKDDIGEGYFNYFIVADVNNTVITFPNAIKGKPSDWDFTSTEMYETRIIAPLSSITLFDASKDFEKLNKTWNTNVTLAPNFRTAKDALKINLDSIPTDLGNTVPNYALRYYFGNTLKTSNTTIGNYTQLEIIGNALVDTPQKIEIALVGNDGTAFGAIVEMTEKKGIYVVKLDTLRTTKLVTLPRPYPDFLPYYFSPTTVKTVIDWRKIESIQLATVEKHCQINIESIRLVYATSSFSSL; encoded by the coding sequence ATGAATAAATTATATATATACCTTTTATGTACATTACTAACAGCTAACCTTTTTGGACAAGAAAAAAAAGATGTTTATGTAGATAAAGAGGGAGTTATGCGCTGGCCAAATACTACTGAAGTGAAGGGGTTTGGTGTAAATTACACAGGTCCTTTTGCACATGCTTACCGGTCTTCTAAGAAATTAGGTGTTAACCTAAAAGAAGCAATTGATAATGATATCTACCACTTCTCTAGACTAGGTTTTGATGCCTATAGAGTACATGTTTGGGATACAGAAATTAGTGATTCTTTAGGGAATATTTTAGAAAATGAGCACTTAGAGTTATTTGATTACCTAGTAGCAGAGTTAAAAAAGAGAAATATTAACTGCTTAATTACTCCCATAGCATTCTGGGGAAATGGTTGGCCAGAGAAAGATACGTATTCTCCAGGTTTCTCTCATAAATATGGAAAGGAAGCATGTTTAACAAATGCAGCAGCCATAAAAGCACAGGCTAACTATTTAGCTCAATTTTTAAATCATAAAAATAAATATACAGGTATTGCCTACAAAAATGAGCCAAGTATTGTTGCGTTTGAAGTAAGTAATGAGCCACATCATGTAGGTACTCCAGAACAAGTAACTGCCTATATTTCTACTATGGTGGAGTCCATGAAAAATACAGGCTGCTTAAAACCTATACTTTATAACGTTAGTCATAGTATAGAATTAGTAGATGCGTATTATAATGCAGGTATTGATGGAGGTACATTCCAATGGTACCCTACAAACTTGGTTTCAGAAGCAGAATTAGGAGGGAATTTATTGCCCAATGCAGACAACTATAAAATACCTTTTGCAAATAATAAAGCATTTAAAAGCCATGCAAAAATAGTATATGAATTTGATCCAGCAGATACTCATAAAGCATATATATACCCTGCAATGGCAAGAAGTTTTAGAACTGCGGGTATCCAATGGGCAACACAATTTGCTTATGACCCAACGTTTTTAGCCAATAAAAATACAGAATACAACACTCATTATATGAATCTTTCATATACTCCACACAAAGCTTTAAGTTTAAAAATTTGTAGCGAGATATTTCACGAGATGCCAATGTATAAAAGTTATGGAGCTTTCCCAGAAAACACAACATTTGGGAACGTATCTATCTCTTATGATAAAGACTTGGTTGAATATATGTCTGATGAAAAATTCTTTTATACAAACTCAACAATAACATCACCTAAGAAAGTAAAGCAACTAAAGGAAATTGCAGGAGTGGGGAGTTCAAAACTTATTGATTATGAAGGAACAGGGGCATATTTTTTAGATGAATTAGAAACAGGGGTTTGGCGTTTAGAGGTACAGCCAGATGTTTTAATTACAAAGAATCCTTATGGTAAAAATAGTTTAAAGAAAAAGGTAGCAGAAATTATTTGGAACAATTGGGAGATGTCGGTAAAACTACCACAACTAGGTAACGATTTTACAGTAAAGGCAGTAAATGAGAATAATCAATTATCAAGTACTGCAGAAAAACATACTTTTACGGTTTATCCGGGAACATACATCTTAGCTAAAAAAGGGAAGAAGCATAAATGGACGGCCGAAAGTAATTTTGGGGCTATTAAAGTCGGAGAATACTATGCTCCTAAATCAGAATTCGAAAACTTTACAGTAGTGCATTCACCAAAAAAAGAAGTGTTCTCAGATACCTCATTTACTATAGAAGCAACGCTAGTAAATACAACATTACCGCACAGTTTAAAGTTGATAGGATATACAAATCATCAGCAAAAAGAATACACTTTAAAACACTTAAAAGGATATACATATGATGTAGAAATTCCTAAAGATGATATTGGAGAAGGCTATTTTAATTATTTTATTGTAGCAGATGTAAACAACACTGTAATCACTTTCCCAAATGCCATAAAAGGTAAACCTTCTGATTGGGATTTTACATCAACAGAAATGTACGAAACGAGGATAATTGCTCCTTTGTCTTCGATTACACTTTTTGATGCTTCAAAAGATTTTGAGAAACTAAATAAAACATGGAATACTAATGTAACTTTAGCACCAAATTTCCGAACTGCTAAAGATGCCCTGAAGATTAATCTGGATAGTATACCAACCGATTTAGGAAATACAGTACCTAATTATGCATTGCGTTATTATTTTGGTAATACATTAAAAACAAGTAATACAACAATTGGTAATTATACACAACTTGAAATAATAGGAAATGCATTGGTAGATACACCACAAAAAATTGAAATAGCATTAGTAGGGAACGATGGAACTGCATTTGGTGCTATTGTAGAAATGACAGAGAAAAAAGGAATATATGTGGTGAAATTAGACACCTTACGTACTACAAAATTAGTAACACTTCCTAGACCATATCCAGATTTCTTACCTTATTATTTTTCTCCTACTACTGTAAAAACGGTAATAGATTGGCGTAAAATAGAATCCATTCAACTTGCAACAGTAGAAAAACACTGTCAGATAAATATAGAAAGTATACGCTTGGTGTATGCTACTTCCTCTTTCAGTAGCTTATAA